One genomic region from Bacillus sp. SLBN-46 encodes:
- a CDS encoding FHA domain-containing protein produces the protein MGKTTVEQNKNEYTVINRLTYPEAINERELRAIAGGVVEGLIPVTTEQSKKGVLMKSTVEDRMTLQSYFSSVVHKKMFLDTLIQLVAVVKECEKNLMNVTNLMLDWDSIFLDPRTKKVTCLFWPIVNNQHTSVPAEFFRDLPFRVVFSKHEDPEYVSAYIGYFRCQAPFSIHHFEKFILGLMGKLVENKSHIPSGSTGPEPQVPRVEEVKGTTGKVAYNPLANSEGMEKVPVSETTVLGMVEVDGGTTVLEADLFEEPAFPYLVREKTQETIRINQPSFRIGKERNDCDYVVADNNAVSRNHVDILTRNRRYYIVDNRSTNKTFVDGRVIPVEKEIEIFSGTKIRLANEDFVFYI, from the coding sequence ATGGGAAAAACGACAGTTGAACAAAACAAAAATGAGTATACGGTCATCAACCGATTAACGTATCCGGAAGCCATTAATGAACGGGAATTACGGGCTATTGCCGGAGGCGTCGTAGAAGGTCTTATCCCCGTTACGACGGAACAAAGTAAAAAGGGAGTTCTTATGAAAAGCACGGTCGAGGATCGGATGACGTTGCAATCGTATTTTAGCAGTGTGGTTCATAAGAAGATGTTCTTGGATACGTTGATTCAGTTGGTTGCGGTGGTGAAAGAATGCGAGAAAAATTTGATGAATGTAACCAATCTTATGTTGGATTGGGACTCCATTTTTCTCGATCCAAGGACGAAAAAAGTGACCTGCCTTTTCTGGCCGATTGTGAACAATCAACACACCAGCGTCCCCGCTGAGTTTTTCCGTGACCTTCCGTTCCGCGTTGTTTTTTCGAAACACGAGGACCCTGAGTATGTGTCCGCCTACATTGGCTATTTTAGGTGTCAGGCACCTTTTTCTATCCATCATTTTGAAAAATTCATCCTCGGGCTGATGGGGAAATTAGTAGAAAACAAGTCTCATATCCCATCAGGTTCCACGGGTCCTGAACCGCAGGTACCTAGAGTAGAAGAAGTCAAAGGGACTACCGGGAAAGTGGCCTATAATCCACTTGCGAACAGTGAAGGGATGGAAAAGGTACCGGTTAGTGAAACTACTGTGTTAGGAATGGTTGAGGTGGATGGCGGGACCACGGTTCTTGAGGCCGACTTGTTTGAAGAACCAGCGTTTCCCTATTTGGTTAGGGAAAAAACGCAGGAAACAATCCGCATCAATCAACCTTCTTTTCGGATTGGAAAGGAACGTAACGACTGTGATTATGTGGTTGCCGATAATAACGCGGTGAGCCGCAATCATGTGGACATCCTCACGAGGAATCGCCGCTACTATATCGTCGACAACCGCTCCACCAATAAAACCTTTGTCGATGGACGAGTGATTCCGGTAGAAAAAGAGATTGAAATTTTTTCAGGCACCAAAATAAGACTCGCAAACGAAGACTTTGTTTTTTACATATAG
- the essC gene encoding type VII secretion protein EssC, which translates to MIVTLINKENINSITLPEKIQGQYWIYDTHSNTSKKLVGIEGANGEWILKSNKDANIVASSGTPIRNTVLQPLSIYHLAIEGQEYKTLVFAEPNTVDRQTFTKFVVDQDMDIHIGRNEKNHIVLSNQFVSASHAKLTIFNGQWRIVDMDSTNGTFVNGVRVKSSELKMGDIIYIMGLKIIIGSCFLAFNNPDGMVSFRKNALKPFIPQVVETPEGEEDEFEAPAVDYFYRSPRFKRDVEKAVFKIDSPPPNAIGEEMPMMLVIGPSMTMGMASMATAIFAINNAMATGDISRAMPSIIMSGSMLLGTILWPVLSKKYDMRRRRKKEKIRQQKYKEYLDKFAVLFNEESHKQEEILRENYVPITEVVQRIEQVDRNLWERGPGQNDFLKLRVGIGDGLLSADINYSEKKFSIDDDNLQEELYTLCESPKVLKNIPIILSLFEEYITGIIGNRKQTIEFAKGLIFQLAALYSYDEVKMVFIYDQEEDAEFGFTKWLPHVWSQDNKFRFIATNHNEVKEVSAYLEKEIDLRSQINESELDDVTPYYIVFAMSKNLAIRAEMLKQVYAKKKNLHISVVTFYDELKNLPKECTMVVELEEHSGKLFDKDDLTGKSTSFVPDIYVTSDPNELSVKLANIPLDTLGHSFNLPQMVTFLELFGVGKVEHLNALTRWHDNDPTKSLEAPVGVDTLGELFKLDLHEKFHGPHGLVAGMTGSGKSEFIMTYILSLAVNYHPNEVAFILIDYKGGGMAKSFEKLPHTAGIITNLDGAMIKRSLVSIESELKRRQSLFAEASKLIGESNIDIYSYQKLVREGIVTEPLQHLFIISDEFAELKTQQPEFMAQLVSAARIGRSLGVHLILATQKPSGVVDDQIWSNSKFRVSLKVQERADSMDMLKRPDAAELTDTGRFYLQVGYNELFEMGQSAWAGAPYYPFDKVVVEKDNSVVVIDRNGRPIKQAKIDKKRSLLVNPKKQLDVVTDYLHTIAEEEQIRIRPLWLDPIPPMILLDDVKRKYNARNNQSFVLNPVIGEYDDPVRQQQCLLRLPLSEEGNTIVYGVAGSGKTTFITTMVYSLIQEHTPDEVNIYLLDFASETLRAFAKAPHVGDVILSYESEKVSNLFKLLQSEVEKRKKLFADYGGDHASYVKATGGKLPSIVVAINNFAAFTEIYEEKETAVSFLSREGTKYGIYFVLTALGTNAVRFRLLQNFKQLITLQLNDESDYSTVVGKTDGLFPSKFKGRGLVKKDAVYEFQIATITDAPVLFTFIQQACQKLQGAWKGHAAKKIPILPEYVDFEFLAEYVGLQQQGLTVPIGVEKNSLNVHYYPFGQSYVSMILSAGTEHQSFTHDVSVFMAEKCGLDVTILDAQQSFADKNNKAVTYYSTVKEFEQVMDELFELVVYRNNTFKEAFEQGREIPSFDQKVIVINSIAALKNGLSGQSAEKLALILEKGEAKYNLTIIFAEQAKNLSGVSYDKWYKRQMNQGDGIWVGSGITEQYQLKPSKTTPELREEMTADFGFSLQKGKSVKVKLVNSEKEDDNNE; encoded by the coding sequence ATGATTGTCACGTTAATAAACAAAGAAAACATCAATTCCATCACCTTACCTGAAAAAATCCAGGGGCAGTATTGGATCTATGACACTCATTCCAATACCTCCAAAAAACTGGTCGGGATCGAAGGTGCAAATGGTGAGTGGATTCTAAAGTCTAACAAAGATGCCAACATTGTGGCTTCTTCAGGCACCCCGATTCGAAACACAGTATTACAGCCATTAAGCATTTACCATCTGGCAATCGAGGGTCAAGAATACAAAACACTTGTTTTCGCCGAGCCTAACACAGTAGACCGCCAAACCTTCACCAAATTTGTAGTCGACCAGGATATGGACATTCACATAGGTAGAAACGAGAAAAACCATATCGTCCTATCGAACCAATTTGTATCCGCCTCCCATGCCAAACTAACTATTTTTAATGGCCAATGGCGCATCGTTGACATGGATAGCACGAACGGGACCTTCGTCAATGGCGTACGAGTGAAAAGCAGCGAATTAAAGATGGGTGACATCATATACATAATGGGATTGAAAATCATCATTGGAAGCTGCTTCTTGGCCTTCAATAATCCGGATGGGATGGTATCCTTCCGTAAAAATGCACTCAAGCCATTTATCCCTCAAGTCGTAGAAACTCCCGAAGGAGAAGAGGATGAATTCGAGGCACCAGCCGTCGATTATTTTTACCGATCCCCTCGCTTTAAAAGAGACGTCGAAAAGGCAGTTTTTAAAATCGATTCACCGCCGCCTAATGCTATTGGGGAAGAAATGCCGATGATGCTGGTGATTGGTCCATCGATGACCATGGGGATGGCCTCCATGGCGACAGCTATTTTCGCCATCAATAACGCCATGGCAACAGGCGATATCTCACGAGCGATGCCTTCCATTATTATGTCAGGAAGCATGCTGCTCGGAACCATCCTTTGGCCTGTTTTATCAAAAAAGTACGATATGAGACGAAGAAGGAAAAAAGAGAAAATTCGCCAGCAAAAATACAAAGAGTATCTAGATAAATTTGCCGTCCTATTTAATGAAGAGTCCCATAAGCAAGAGGAAATCTTACGGGAAAATTATGTTCCTATCACAGAGGTGGTCCAGCGTATTGAACAGGTGGACCGGAACCTATGGGAACGAGGACCCGGACAAAATGATTTCTTAAAGCTAAGAGTAGGAATCGGGGACGGTCTGTTGTCGGCGGACATTAACTACTCTGAGAAAAAATTTTCGATCGACGACGACAACCTACAGGAAGAGCTGTACACCTTGTGCGAATCGCCAAAGGTTTTGAAAAACATCCCCATCATCCTATCGTTATTTGAAGAATATATCACTGGAATCATTGGCAACCGTAAACAAACGATAGAATTCGCCAAAGGGTTAATTTTTCAATTGGCAGCACTGTATAGCTATGACGAAGTGAAGATGGTCTTCATATATGACCAGGAGGAAGATGCCGAGTTTGGTTTTACCAAATGGCTGCCGCACGTGTGGAGCCAGGATAATAAGTTCCGTTTCATTGCCACGAATCACAATGAGGTGAAAGAAGTTTCCGCCTATCTTGAAAAAGAAATTGACCTCCGCTCGCAAATCAATGAAAGTGAGCTAGACGATGTGACACCATATTACATTGTGTTTGCGATGAGTAAGAATCTGGCTATCCGAGCCGAGATGTTGAAGCAGGTCTATGCAAAGAAAAAAAATCTACATATCAGTGTGGTTACTTTTTATGACGAACTGAAAAATCTCCCGAAAGAATGCACGATGGTGGTGGAGCTGGAAGAGCACAGCGGGAAGCTATTCGATAAAGATGATCTCACGGGCAAATCGACATCCTTTGTTCCTGACATTTACGTTACATCAGATCCAAATGAGCTGAGTGTGAAGCTCGCGAACATTCCGCTTGATACACTGGGCCATTCCTTTAACCTACCACAAATGGTTACCTTTTTAGAACTATTTGGGGTAGGAAAAGTGGAGCATCTCAATGCGTTGACCAGATGGCACGACAATGATCCCACAAAGTCATTGGAAGCGCCAGTCGGCGTGGACACATTAGGGGAATTATTCAAGCTTGATTTACACGAGAAATTCCATGGACCGCATGGATTGGTTGCGGGGATGACGGGTTCAGGTAAGAGTGAGTTCATCATGACCTACATTTTATCCCTGGCCGTGAACTACCATCCAAATGAAGTAGCGTTTATCTTGATTGACTATAAAGGCGGCGGCATGGCGAAATCCTTTGAAAAATTGCCACACACGGCCGGCATTATCACCAACTTAGACGGTGCCATGATCAAACGCTCGCTGGTTTCAATTGAAAGTGAATTGAAGCGCAGGCAGTCACTTTTTGCAGAGGCAAGTAAGTTAATCGGCGAGAGCAATATCGATATTTACAGCTATCAAAAACTGGTTCGTGAAGGCATCGTGACCGAACCCTTGCAGCATTTGTTCATCATCTCGGATGAGTTTGCCGAGCTAAAAACACAGCAGCCGGAGTTTATGGCGCAGCTGGTCAGTGCCGCCCGGATTGGCCGAAGCTTGGGCGTGCATTTAATCCTCGCTACGCAAAAGCCAAGCGGTGTCGTCGACGACCAAATTTGGAGTAACAGTAAATTTAGGGTCAGCTTAAAGGTTCAGGAACGGGCGGACAGTATGGATATGCTGAAGCGGCCGGATGCGGCGGAACTGACAGATACCGGACGCTTCTATCTTCAAGTGGGCTATAACGAATTGTTTGAGATGGGGCAGTCGGCCTGGGCAGGTGCTCCATATTATCCATTCGATAAAGTGGTGGTCGAAAAGGACAATAGTGTCGTGGTCATTGATCGAAATGGCCGTCCGATCAAACAAGCGAAAATTGATAAAAAGAGAAGCCTGTTAGTCAATCCGAAAAAGCAGCTCGATGTTGTTACCGATTACCTGCATACGATTGCGGAGGAAGAACAGATTCGTATTCGCCCGCTGTGGCTGGATCCGATTCCTCCTATGATTTTATTAGATGATGTAAAGCGGAAATATAACGCTCGAAACAACCAGTCATTCGTGCTGAATCCCGTCATTGGGGAGTACGATGACCCGGTTAGACAGCAGCAATGCTTGCTGCGTCTGCCGCTTTCGGAAGAAGGGAATACGATTGTCTACGGGGTGGCAGGCAGTGGAAAAACGACCTTCATCACGACGATGGTGTATTCGCTCATCCAAGAACATACGCCAGACGAAGTCAACATCTATTTACTAGATTTTGCTTCGGAAACGTTACGGGCTTTTGCCAAAGCACCGCATGTGGGCGATGTGATTCTCTCTTATGAAAGTGAGAAAGTTAGCAATCTATTTAAGCTTCTGCAAAGCGAAGTGGAAAAACGGAAGAAGCTATTCGCTGATTATGGCGGCGATCATGCGTCATATGTGAAAGCAACTGGCGGGAAGCTGCCATCCATTGTGGTGGCGATCAATAACTTTGCTGCTTTTACAGAAATATACGAGGAAAAAGAAACAGCGGTCAGCTTCCTTTCACGCGAAGGAACCAAGTATGGCATCTATTTCGTCTTAACGGCGCTTGGCACCAACGCGGTCCGATTCCGGTTGCTGCAAAACTTCAAGCAATTAATTACGTTGCAGTTAAATGATGAATCCGATTATTCCACAGTCGTTGGCAAAACGGATGGGTTATTCCCATCGAAGTTTAAAGGCAGAGGTTTAGTGAAAAAAGATGCGGTGTACGAATTCCAAATCGCTACGATCACCGATGCACCCGTCCTATTTACGTTTATTCAACAGGCATGTCAAAAGCTCCAAGGTGCTTGGAAAGGTCATGCCGCGAAAAAGATTCCTATTTTACCAGAGTATGTGGATTTTGAATTTTTAGCAGAATACGTAGGGCTACAGCAGCAGGGCCTCACCGTACCAATCGGTGTGGAAAAGAACTCTTTGAATGTTCACTACTATCCATTCGGACAGTCTTATGTCTCGATGATTCTATCTGCTGGTACCGAGCATCAGTCCTTTACACATGACGTATCGGTGTTCATGGCAGAAAAATGTGGATTGGATGTAACGATTCTTGATGCGCAGCAAAGCTTTGCTGATAAAAATAACAAGGCCGTTACCTACTATTCTACGGTTAAAGAGTTTGAACAAGTGATGGATGAGCTGTTTGAGCTAGTAGTCTACCGAAATAACACCTTTAAAGAGGCGTTCGAGCAGGGAAGAGAGATTCCATCCTTTGACCAAAAGGTCATCGTCATCAACAGCATTGCAGCCTTGAAAAATGGTCTATCTGGCCAAAGCGCTGAAAAGCTAGCTTTGATCCTTGAAAAGGGTGAAGCGAAGTATAACCTCACGATTATTTTTGCCGAACAGGCGAAGAATCTATCAGGAGTCTCCTATGATAAGTGGTATAAACGCCAGATGAATCAGGGGGATGGCATTTGGGTTGGCAGTGGGATTACTGAGCAATATCAGCTGAAGCCGTCGAAGACGACGCCTGAATTGCGTGAGGAAATGACCGCTGACTTTGGCTTCTCCTTACAAAAAGGAAAGAGTGTCAAGGTCAAGCTGGTAAACTCTGAAAAGGAGGATGACAACAATGAATAA
- a CDS encoding WXG100 family type VII secretion target, translated as MAGHIKVNTAQVADIASTIERLNRQLAEELKTSQNTIKNLSNTWDGEAAQATISSYEEFAAKFFQNYYDILDNYVKFLRINVDQGYFETESVNTNLADAFK; from the coding sequence ATGGCTGGACATATTAAAGTCAATACGGCTCAAGTGGCCGACATTGCATCAACAATTGAGCGTTTAAATAGACAACTAGCAGAAGAATTGAAAACTAGTCAGAATACGATTAAAAACCTTTCGAACACTTGGGATGGTGAAGCAGCCCAAGCAACGATCTCTTCCTATGAAGAGTTTGCGGCGAAGTTCTTCCAGAATTACTACGATATCCTTGATAACTACGTGAAATTCCTGCGAATCAACGTCGACCAAGGATACTTCGAAACAGAAAGCGTCAACACTAATCTGGCTGACGCATTCAAATAA
- a CDS encoding methyltransferase, with product MNKVLVEIFLPAANRSFDVYLPLESKMSEVLVLVSTLLSDLSDGKYKAMGNPVLCDASSGIIFNINMAVAELGIQNGSKLMLI from the coding sequence ATGAATAAAGTCCTTGTTGAAATTTTTCTTCCTGCTGCCAACAGGAGCTTTGACGTGTATCTGCCGCTTGAAAGCAAAATGAGTGAGGTATTGGTCTTAGTGTCCACGCTGTTAAGCGACCTGTCAGATGGCAAATACAAAGCGATGGGCAATCCTGTCTTGTGTGACGCATCGTCGGGAATTATTTTCAATATTAACATGGCTGTTGCGGAACTGGGCATTCAAAACGGTTCCAAGCTCATGCTGATATAA
- a CDS encoding WXG100 family type VII secretion target translates to MGKRIKVTPQELETASKKLTELSETYTGIYTQLMQAAGTMGEAWEGEDNLAFVDQINGFNEDLKNMADKLATASQALVAQRANYVATQENNMVQVRKLTN, encoded by the coding sequence ATGGGGAAACGAATCAAAGTCACTCCACAAGAACTTGAAACAGCTTCGAAGAAACTAACAGAGCTATCTGAAACGTACACAGGGATCTACACCCAGTTAATGCAGGCTGCAGGCACCATGGGTGAAGCATGGGAGGGCGAGGATAACCTTGCTTTCGTTGATCAAATCAATGGCTTCAATGAAGATTTAAAGAATATGGCGGATAAACTAGCAACGGCTAGTCAGGCGTTGGTAGCACAGAGAGCCAATTATGTGGCGACTCAAGAAAATAACATGGTTCAAGTAAGAAAGTTAACAAACTAA
- a CDS encoding WXG100 family type VII secretion target, whose amino-acid sequence MSNYIKVNHREFESAADAIDTYVKSHNKNMDAAGQEVKTLSATWQGKDSTQFQHQWDQVTEADSTSRNMTKALENYADFLRYAAGQYKDAQSKAVNRANSL is encoded by the coding sequence TTGAGCAACTATATTAAGGTAAACCACCGGGAATTTGAATCGGCGGCCGATGCCATTGACACCTATGTTAAGAGCCACAATAAAAATATGGATGCGGCCGGGCAAGAAGTCAAAACCCTTTCTGCGACTTGGCAGGGTAAAGACAGCACGCAATTTCAGCATCAGTGGGACCAGGTGACGGAGGCGGATTCAACCTCTCGTAACATGACGAAGGCTCTAGAGAATTATGCCGACTTTTTACGATATGCAGCGGGCCAATATAAAGACGCCCAATCAAAAGCGGTCAATCGAGCGAACAGTCTATAA
- a CDS encoding restriction endonuclease, which produces MSKRRTKKQQKQIDDGVKVILILTAGVTYYLTRSLAVAIMSLFIAIILILAIVIYQNSKHKERLRNSGITEIDAMDGIQFEHYLKELYLIKGFSAEVTKASGDYGGDLLLKKDGKKIVVQAKRYSKDVGIKAVQEVIGAKSYYSADEAWVVSNRYFTKAAIELAQKSHIKLVDRDELIDEILGMNSGVKTISQTQTTPVIPIPTIPSSSDSTCIRCGSPRVLRTGKRGNFLGCSSFPKCRYTKNIERDSHSAL; this is translated from the coding sequence TTGAGTAAAAGAAGAACCAAAAAGCAACAAAAGCAAATAGATGATGGGGTTAAAGTTATTCTAATTTTAACAGCAGGTGTCACCTATTATTTAACTAGGAGCCTGGCAGTGGCCATTATGTCATTATTTATTGCAATCATACTTATTCTAGCCATCGTTATCTATCAAAATAGTAAACATAAGGAACGGTTAAGAAACTCTGGTATTACTGAGATTGATGCCATGGATGGGATTCAGTTTGAGCACTATCTTAAGGAACTATACCTAATAAAAGGATTTTCAGCGGAAGTAACCAAAGCTAGTGGTGATTATGGTGGAGATTTACTGCTTAAGAAGGATGGAAAGAAGATAGTTGTCCAAGCCAAACGCTATTCAAAAGACGTAGGGATCAAGGCGGTTCAAGAAGTCATTGGTGCTAAGTCCTATTATAGTGCAGATGAGGCCTGGGTCGTTTCCAATCGCTACTTCACGAAGGCGGCTATTGAGTTAGCTCAAAAGAGCCACATTAAATTAGTGGACCGTGATGAACTGATTGATGAGATTCTAGGAATGAACTCTGGTGTTAAGACAATAAGTCAGACTCAAACCACCCCCGTTATTCCTATTCCTACCATTCCATCGAGCTCTGACTCAACTTGTATTAGGTGCGGTAGCCCAAGGGTCTTAAGAACTGGTAAGAGAGGAAACTTCCTAGGTTGCAGCAGTTTTCCAAAATGCCGGTACACGAAAAATATAGAAAGGGACAGTCATTCAGCGCTTTAG
- a CDS encoding WXG100 family type VII secretion target yields MADVIKVDTERVSAAAKQIAQYNRKIRDDFSAVESAMKALANVWDGTASSQAISAFHELKQAFDEPRYEVMNNFVTFLHQQVDPGYTQTETTNVSLADRFK; encoded by the coding sequence ATGGCTGATGTGATTAAAGTGGATACGGAGCGTGTGTCCGCTGCTGCCAAACAGATTGCGCAGTACAACCGGAAAATTAGAGACGATTTTTCAGCGGTGGAGTCGGCAATGAAAGCTTTAGCGAACGTTTGGGATGGCACAGCGTCTAGTCAGGCGATAAGTGCCTTTCATGAGTTGAAACAGGCCTTTGATGAACCGCGCTACGAAGTGATGAATAATTTTGTGACCTTTTTACACCAGCAGGTGGATCCGGGATATACCCAAACAGAGACAACGAATGTCTCGTTAGCGGATCGGTTCAAATAA
- a CDS encoding GNAT family N-acetyltransferase, with protein MDCLHIRKMEETDKEFIIGLSTRFTDFDFLEWRDPQVMKDAQLKMAKDAVHSNDPDSDIFVVEDEGKNLLGFLHMTKNVDYFSGEEQGYISSIAVAKEGEGKGIARKLMEKAEEWTRNKGYKQLTLNVFAQNERAINLYKKFNFENEIVKMVKEL; from the coding sequence ATGGATTGCTTACATATTAGAAAAATGGAAGAAACTGATAAAGAATTTATCATTGGATTATCGACTCGTTTTACCGATTTTGATTTTTTGGAGTGGCGAGATCCTCAAGTAATGAAGGACGCGCAATTAAAGATGGCCAAAGACGCGGTTCATAGCAACGATCCTGATTCTGATATTTTTGTAGTAGAAGATGAGGGAAAAAACTTATTAGGCTTTCTTCATATGACAAAAAATGTAGATTACTTTTCCGGAGAAGAACAAGGCTATATTTCCTCCATTGCCGTTGCGAAAGAGGGCGAGGGGAAAGGAATCGCAAGGAAGCTGATGGAGAAGGCCGAGGAGTGGACAAGAAACAAAGGATACAAGCAACTAACCTTGAATGTCTTTGCGCAGAACGAAAGAGCTATCAATCTCTATAAAAAATTCAACTTTGAAAACGAGATTGTGAAAATGGTGAAAGAATTGTAA